The region CTGAGTTCAATGGCTGTTCCTGCTGTGTTTCCTGCTGTGAGAATGGGAGAGATGCTCCTTGTTGATGGAGGAGTTGGCGATAACATTCCGGTGGATGTTGCAAAGGATACGTGGGAATATCGCGTGCTTGCGGTGGATATTTCATCCGGAAGTTCTGAAATTCCTGAAAATCCGACAATGATTCAGGTTGGATCTCTTACATACAGTGCTCTATCGCAGAGGGTGAACGATCTTTACCGGGTAGAGCCGGATTACTATTTCAGGCCGGATCTCCAAGGAGCAAAAAGCTACAGTTTTACAAGTGAAGCTGCTGATACACTTATAGCTTTGGGTTACAACCAGATGCTCGCCTACCTGCGAGAGCATCCCGAAATACCCAGAAGATTTCCGCATCAAGGAGTATGGGTTGATCCAAGGCCAGACTATTTAATTGATAATGTGCAATTCACAGGTCTTGAAAAGGTATCAGAAAGCGTTGTTCAAGATTGGTTCATACTAGAAAGAGGTATTGAAGCATCCACCGATACACTCGGAAAAGCCGCAGAAAAACTGTACGCGTCAGGGCTATTCGACAGAGTTGATTACAGATTGGAACCCGCAGCTGATTCAGGATTTGTTGATTTGATCTATACATTTACCGAAAGAGAACCTTCATCTGTTGGTATAGGTATAACATACTGTGATGAATTTGGATTAGATGTCCGGTTCACTTACAGACATCTCAATTTCCTGAAAGCAGGGAATCACTTCATCCTCAACATAGGAGGAGGGGACAGGTATTCCTTCGGCGAGATACGCCTGCTTGACCTTTCTTCGGGAAACCGGAACTGGATTACCGATTATTCGTTTTCAGCCAGACAGATGAAAGCGAAGTTCTTTGAAAGGGATAGAACCTTTGATGACAGAGTATCAACATCAGTTGCAGCAAGCGCTGCACAAGGCTTCTCAGCCGGTTGGTCAGGGCTGACCGAATTGGGAGTAGCCGGAGTTCTGCACCGGTATGGTTCCGGTGATCCTGAGGGATTTCCATTTGTGTTCATAAGTCACATAAACGAAACAATGTCCGATCCGGTGAATCCAAGGTCCGGTATCAGACTGAAGACCGAATTATACTGGGCACCCCTTGGATCTCATAAGCATGCGTGCCTTGAATATGACTTCGAATCAGCCTTTCCGTTTCTCAGGAAGGGAACAATGCAGTTCACATTCTGGGGTCAACTGCTGGGTGGAACGACATGGAACTGGCAGGACAACAGACTTACCGCATCCAGATCAATTCCAGGCATGCCGTGGAATTCCCTTCCGGCCCGGCAGAGACTGGCTGGAACCGCTTGCTTCAGGAGGGACCTGAACGGTCCGTTCTTCCTATCAGTTGAAACTGGAGCAGTATGGGATTGGGAGTCACCGTTAGAAATCGAAGACGGGGAATCAACATGGGGAGCGGGACTTTCAGTCGGAATGAGAACACCAATGGGACCGGCGGTCATCAGGTGTGGATGGTCGACGGAATGGCATGAAAGATGGACTGTCTCAATTGGCTCACCCCTGACTTATGGGCCTGGAAGGTAGCATCATGGCAAAGGTCTTCCTCGCGAAATCAGTAAGGGCAAAGCGCGAGACTGATGCAGGTTACAGAAATACCACTTCACGAATAATAGCTGGTCCCGCGCAGGGCTGTAACAATGCCACAGTGAGGGTACTCACAATCCGCCCTGAAGGGAAGGTTCCCAGACGGGAGTACGACAGTCTGAGGATAATAACTCTTCTTCAGGGGGAGTTGATATTCATGGACGGTGATGGATCGATGCACATGCTCGGAGAAAATGATACTGTCATAGTTCATTCTCATGAGAGATACCACTTCCAGAACGATTCATCGAAAAATGCCAGAATCATGATAATAGAAACCTGAGCAATTGGTGCCACCCACCAAGCAATTGGTGCCACCCACGAATGGCACTAACTTAAGCCTATCGTTTTGTATTTCATATTGATACTGGTGCTTTTCTTTTTCTTACGCCTTCGGTGGTAGCTTCGAGTATGAGGTTGGCTAGTTGTCGCATTTCATTAAGAGTCTCAACTACGGTTTTGTTATTGTCAATCGCCTTCTGGTAGAAGACCGCTTGTGATTCAGACAGGTTAACTGTTACCGTTTTGCCTGACATCTTGAATGTC is a window of Candidatus Aegiribacteria sp. DNA encoding:
- a CDS encoding patatin-like phospholipase family protein, which translates into the protein MFIQQLMLILLSVIRFDPSDGISLVLSGGGARGFAHVGVLMALEEEGVMVRTVTGASMGSLIGGLYSSGYSPSFIDSLVRNADWTWMFSSAPDSRLTMLPLRLSRSHDILTLHLKGFTPVLPRSAISTQRVASLLSSLTGPVQVDHGMNFDSLPIPLRLVAFDLVSRSRIVHSSGNLSICQLSSMAVPAVFPAVRMGEMLLVDGGVGDNIPVDVAKDTWEYRVLAVDISSGSSEIPENPTMIQVGSLTYSALSQRVNDLYRVEPDYYFRPDLQGAKSYSFTSEAADTLIALGYNQMLAYLREHPEIPRRFPHQGVWVDPRPDYLIDNVQFTGLEKVSESVVQDWFILERGIEASTDTLGKAAEKLYASGLFDRVDYRLEPAADSGFVDLIYTFTEREPSSVGIGITYCDEFGLDVRFTYRHLNFLKAGNHFILNIGGGDRYSFGEIRLLDLSSGNRNWITDYSFSARQMKAKFFERDRTFDDRVSTSVAASAAQGFSAGWSGLTELGVAGVLHRYGSGDPEGFPFVFISHINETMSDPVNPRSGIRLKTELYWAPLGSHKHACLEYDFESAFPFLRKGTMQFTFWGQLLGGTTWNWQDNRLTASRSIPGMPWNSLPARQRLAGTACFRRDLNGPFFLSVETGAVWDWESPLEIEDGESTWGAGLSVGMRTPMGPAVIRCGWSTEWHERWTVSIGSPLTYGPGR